A part of Chloroflexota bacterium genomic DNA contains:
- the rpsO gene encoding 30S ribosomal protein S15: protein MALGKEAKVEIIDEYKRHGEDTGSPEVQIAILSKRITQLTDHLRVNKHDESSRRGLLKLVGQRRRLLAYLRRKDYKRYLALTEKLKIRKK, encoded by the coding sequence ATGGCTTTAGGAAAAGAAGCAAAAGTAGAAATCATTGATGAATACAAACGGCATGGTGAGGACACAGGTTCCCCTGAGGTCCAAATCGCAATCCTTTCCAAGCGGATCACGCAACTAACAGATCACCTCCGGGTAAATAAGCACGATGAAAGTTCCCGAAGGGGTCTGCTCAAGTTGGTTGGTCAACGCCGCCGTTTACTGGCATACTTGCGCCGTAAAGATTACAAACGTTATCTGGCGCTCACCGAAAAGCTCAAGATCCGCAAAAAATAA